Proteins encoded by one window of bacterium:
- a CDS encoding sugar transferase: MTFKRTYLSNLNLCISSYNGSLATVPMEKLFSLNEELVHKSLAVFQKLVKRWVDILGSLTVILLLSPIMAAVALTVKLTSRGPVLFKQIRVGYQGKTFIFQKFRSMVAASEDSIHREYVHRLIAGEHDQINLGTRKDPLFKLVNDPRITPFGRFLRKTSLDELPQLFNVLKGEMSLVGPRPPIPYEVHDYKNWHYRRILGVKPGITGLWQVSGRNRTTFDEMVRLDIYYAENWSLLMDLRIMVRTLKVILAADGT; encoded by the coding sequence ATGACTTTTAAAAGAACCTATCTAAGCAATCTCAATTTGTGCATCAGCAGCTACAATGGATCGCTGGCTACCGTGCCGATGGAGAAACTATTCTCTCTAAACGAAGAACTGGTTCACAAGTCTCTCGCCGTATTTCAAAAACTGGTTAAAAGATGGGTAGACATTCTCGGCTCTCTGACAGTGATCTTGCTGTTATCTCCCATCATGGCGGCTGTCGCTCTGACGGTGAAACTCACTTCGCGTGGCCCTGTTCTCTTTAAACAAATCCGGGTCGGGTATCAGGGCAAGACTTTTATCTTTCAGAAATTCCGGTCCATGGTGGCCGCTAGTGAGGACAGCATCCACCGGGAGTATGTTCACCGATTGATTGCCGGTGAGCATGATCAAATCAACCTGGGAACTAGAAAGGACCCGCTCTTTAAGCTGGTGAATGATCCACGGATTACGCCGTTCGGCCGATTCTTGAGAAAGACCAGTCTGGATGAATTGCCGCAGCTATTTAATGTGTTGAAAGGCGAGATGAGCCTGGTCGGGCCACGACCGCCCATTCCCTATGAGGTCCACGACTATAAAAATTGGCATTATCGCAGAATTCTCGGCGTAAAACCGGGGATCACAGGCCTATGGCAGGTTTCCGGCAGGAATCGGACTACTTTCGATGAAATGGTGCGCCTAGATATTTATTATGCTGAAAATTGGTCGCTGCTGATGGACCTGAGAATCATGGTGAGAACTTTGAAGGTTATTCTGGCTGCGGATGGAACCTAA
- a CDS encoding NAD(P)/FAD-dependent oxidoreductase encodes MKSKVEHWGVVGGGILGMTLAHRLASQGRRVTLLEGSEQLGGLAGAWQLGPITWDRFYHVILLSDTHTRSLLAELDLVDEVEWVETRTGFYADGRLYSMSNLLEYLSFPPLRLHDKLRLGLTILYAAHLKNPKNLQKQRVADWLTKWSGRPVVDKIWLPLLRAKLGESYRDTSAAFIWATLQRMYAARKSGLKKEMFGYVRGGYARVLDRFGQVLSAEGVTIHLQHSVRDVSALPNGPVTVRFQQVDEKSFDHLILTLPAGAAAGLCEEWTEEERKRLHQVQYLGVICASLLLNKPLSPYYVTNITDSGFPFTGVIEMSALVDQRHFGGHALVYLPKYVRPDDPVFEQADEKIVEQFMPALMKMHPHLAVGDLVAYRIAKEKHVFALPVMDYSRNLPAVRTSMPQVSIINSAHILNGTANINETIALADGLLPQLLETNEALSHCSSHVRS; translated from the coding sequence ATGAAATCTAAAGTAGAGCACTGGGGCGTCGTCGGCGGCGGCATTTTAGGCATGACGCTCGCCCATCGCCTGGCTTCACAGGGGCGGCGAGTTACTTTACTGGAAGGCTCCGAACAGCTGGGTGGTCTCGCCGGCGCATGGCAGTTGGGACCTATAACCTGGGACCGCTTCTATCATGTCATTCTGCTCTCAGACACCCATACGCGTTCCCTTTTGGCTGAATTGGACCTGGTGGATGAAGTGGAATGGGTGGAGACCAGAACGGGCTTCTATGCTGATGGCAGGCTCTATTCCATGTCCAATCTACTGGAATATCTCTCATTCCCGCCTCTTCGCCTGCATGACAAGCTCCGTCTGGGGTTGACCATTCTTTATGCCGCGCATCTGAAAAACCCAAAGAACCTGCAGAAGCAACGAGTGGCCGATTGGCTGACCAAATGGTCCGGCCGTCCTGTGGTCGACAAAATCTGGCTGCCCTTGCTGCGCGCCAAACTGGGAGAGAGTTATCGCGACACTTCTGCAGCCTTCATCTGGGCCACTCTTCAGCGGATGTACGCCGCACGTAAAAGTGGATTGAAAAAGGAGATGTTCGGCTATGTTCGAGGTGGTTATGCTCGAGTCCTGGATCGATTTGGTCAGGTTCTCTCCGCCGAAGGCGTAACGATACATTTACAGCACTCAGTCCGGGATGTCTCAGCTCTTCCCAACGGCCCTGTCACCGTGAGGTTTCAACAGGTTGATGAAAAAAGCTTTGATCATCTCATTTTAACGCTGCCGGCTGGAGCGGCGGCCGGTCTTTGCGAGGAATGGACCGAGGAAGAGAGGAAACGACTGCATCAGGTTCAATATTTGGGCGTGATCTGCGCATCGCTCCTTCTGAACAAGCCGTTATCCCCCTATTATGTTACCAATATTACTGATTCGGGTTTTCCCTTCACCGGCGTGATCGAGATGTCCGCGCTGGTGGACCAGAGGCACTTTGGCGGCCACGCTCTGGTCTATTTGCCCAAATATGTAAGGCCCGACGATCCGGTGTTTGAGCAGGCGGATGAAAAGATCGTTGAACAGTTTATGCCCGCCCTGATGAAAATGCATCCCCATCTGGCCGTCGGGGATCTCGTTGCCTACAGAATTGCGAAGGAAAAACATGTCTTCGCCCTGCCCGTTATGGATTATTCGCGCAATCTGCCCGCCGTCCGGACCTCAATGCCCCAGGTATCAATCATAAATTCCGCTCATATCCTGAATGGCACCGCAAATATCAACGAGACGATCGCTCTGGCGGATGGTCTTTTACCTCAGCTCCTGGAAACGAATGAAGCTCTTTCCCACTGCTCATCCCATGTGCGATCCTAA
- the asnB gene encoding asparagine synthase (glutamine-hydrolyzing), producing MCGLVGIINKPGSPVDSILLKAMADTLTHRGPDDEGCFIDGPVGLYHKRLSIIDLQTGHQPMISESTVIVFNGEIYNYIELREELSRKGHRFATQSDTEVILKMYEEYDLEFIEQLNGMFAFILYDKAAGRVITARDHFGIKPLYYFCDENVLLFASEIKALLLHPAVIAEPNYQVVGEYLTFQFILDDLTLFKGIYKVLPGHYQVIDIADRKIRTVQHWTPRFTVDTFHSEAYFIFELKRLLEDSVRLQMRSDVPVGAYLSGGMDSSIVTLLAAKKSARRMSTFSGAFHEGEQFNELSYAREVAGACGAEMNEIFGSADEFVALMPRLIYYLDEPAAGPGVFPQYLVSRLAAGKVKAVLGGQGGDEIFGGYARYVIAYLEQALKGAIFETNEEGEHIVSLQSILPNLPSLKQYIPMTREFWRQEAFEPMDRRYFHLIDRNGRTTDLFSRDFLFYYDKERLFHRFQQLFNHPDTLSYYNKMTHFDMQASLPALLQVEDRVSMAVSLESRVPLLDRRIVDLIASMPPAMKFKGAESKYIFKKAVGDILPKRILQRKDKMGFPVPLHLWAKKQAKDFFYDILLSDTSRSRGIFNHRQVQQLVHSEKEFGRQLWGVLCLELWFREFMDKPQHVQRNAKPESAVAER from the coding sequence ATGTGTGGTCTGGTTGGCATCATAAATAAGCCCGGTTCCCCGGTGGATTCAATCCTGCTCAAGGCGATGGCCGATACGCTCACTCATCGCGGCCCGGATGATGAGGGGTGTTTTATCGACGGGCCGGTGGGACTTTATCATAAACGGTTGTCGATTATCGATCTACAAACCGGTCATCAGCCGATGATCAGTGAAAGTACGGTGATCGTCTTTAACGGGGAGATCTATAACTATATCGAGTTACGCGAGGAACTGAGCAGAAAAGGTCACCGGTTTGCCACCCAATCAGACACTGAAGTGATCCTCAAAATGTATGAGGAATATGATTTAGAGTTCATAGAACAGCTGAACGGAATGTTCGCTTTTATTCTTTATGATAAGGCTGCAGGGCGAGTGATCACCGCCCGCGATCACTTTGGCATCAAACCCCTTTACTACTTTTGCGATGAAAATGTTTTGTTGTTTGCCTCCGAGATCAAAGCGCTGCTGTTACATCCCGCCGTCATCGCTGAACCTAACTATCAGGTCGTCGGCGAGTACCTCACTTTCCAGTTTATTCTCGATGATCTCACGCTTTTTAAAGGCATTTATAAAGTGTTGCCCGGCCACTATCAGGTGATCGATATCGCTGACAGGAAAATCCGCACGGTGCAACATTGGACGCCTCGGTTTACCGTCGATACTTTTCATTCAGAGGCCTATTTCATTTTCGAGCTGAAGAGGCTGTTGGAGGATTCCGTCCGCCTCCAGATGCGCAGCGATGTGCCGGTGGGCGCCTATCTCAGCGGGGGTATGGATTCCAGCATCGTCACGCTTCTGGCAGCGAAAAAGTCAGCCAGGAGAATGAGCACGTTTTCCGGCGCATTCCATGAAGGCGAGCAGTTCAACGAGCTTTCCTATGCCAGAGAGGTGGCCGGAGCTTGCGGCGCTGAGATGAATGAGATCTTTGGATCAGCCGATGAATTTGTCGCGTTAATGCCTCGGCTGATCTATTATCTGGATGAGCCCGCCGCCGGGCCGGGCGTCTTTCCGCAGTACCTCGTATCCCGGCTCGCCGCAGGAAAAGTGAAGGCCGTATTGGGCGGACAGGGCGGCGATGAGATCTTTGGCGGTTATGCCCGCTATGTCATCGCCTATCTGGAACAGGCGCTCAAGGGGGCGATTTTTGAAACCAATGAAGAGGGCGAACACATCGTCTCCCTGCAGTCCATCCTTCCCAATTTGCCTTCCCTGAAGCAGTATATCCCGATGACAAGAGAGTTCTGGCGGCAGGAAGCCTTTGAGCCCATGGACCGGCGCTATTTTCACTTGATCGATCGAAACGGCCGTACGACCGATCTTTTCTCCCGCGATTTTTTATTCTATTACGACAAAGAACGGTTGTTTCATCGTTTTCAACAGCTGTTCAACCATCCGGATACCCTTTCCTATTATAACAAGATGACCCATTTTGACATGCAAGCCAGCCTTCCGGCTCTATTACAGGTGGAGGACCGGGTCAGCATGGCGGTCTCTTTGGAGTCGCGGGTGCCGCTTTTAGATCGTCGCATCGTCGATTTGATTGCCAGCATGCCGCCTGCCATGAAGTTTAAAGGGGCAGAATCCAAATACATTTTTAAAAAAGCGGTGGGAGATATTTTACCTAAACGCATCCTGCAGCGAAAGGATAAAATGGGCTTCCCCGTACCGCTGCATCTCTGGGCTAAGAAACAGGCCAAAGATTTTTTTTATGATATACTGCTTTCGGATACCAGTCGGTCTCGAGGCATTTTCAACCACCGCCAAGTGCAACAGCTGGTCCACTCCGAAAAAGAGTTCGGACGACAGCTCTGGGGCGTTCTGTGTCTGGAATTGTGGTTCCGCGAATTTATGGATAAGCCACAACATGTGCAGAGAAATGCGAAACCCGAGTCGGCGGTTGCGGAGCGATGA
- a CDS encoding polysaccharide deacetylase family protein — translation MCDPKKEKPYCGLSLDLDNQWAYMKIHGDAGWQSFPSYLDIFIPHILEILDALRLKITFFVVGQDAALSWNHPFLRSIVEHGHEIGNHSFHHESWLHLYSRNEIEKEVIQAEEHITNATGQRPLGFRGPGFTWSRNLFEVLTERGYLYDASTLPTYIGPLARKFYFFKSNLSRVEKKERRELFGKFRDGMRPIKPYFWDVGRNKTLLEIPVTTMPIFRIPFHLSYLIYLSRISTRLMRFYLYSALSLCRITRTEPSFLLHPLDLIGGDKIPQLAFFPGMDISSHEKVKLFITVLNRIAVKFSPVPMSAYAALLYQGKTMGKKRVGGQQYSLIS, via the coding sequence ATGTGCGATCCTAAAAAAGAAAAGCCTTATTGCGGCCTCTCCTTGGACCTCGACAATCAATGGGCTTACATGAAAATTCACGGGGATGCGGGATGGCAAAGCTTTCCATCCTATCTGGATATCTTTATTCCTCACATCCTGGAGATACTCGACGCACTGCGACTCAAGATCACTTTTTTCGTCGTCGGCCAAGATGCAGCGCTTTCCTGGAACCATCCTTTTTTAAGATCGATCGTTGAACACGGGCATGAAATCGGCAATCACTCTTTTCATCATGAATCCTGGCTCCATCTCTATTCCCGAAATGAGATAGAAAAAGAGGTGATTCAGGCTGAAGAGCACATTACCAACGCCACCGGCCAGAGGCCGCTGGGTTTCAGGGGGCCTGGGTTTACCTGGAGCCGCAATCTTTTTGAAGTGCTGACCGAGCGGGGCTATCTTTATGATGCCTCCACGTTGCCTACCTATATCGGGCCCCTGGCCAGAAAATTTTATTTTTTTAAATCCAACCTATCAAGAGTAGAAAAAAAAGAGCGCAGAGAACTTTTTGGCAAATTTCGTGATGGTATGCGGCCTATTAAACCGTATTTCTGGGATGTGGGCCGAAACAAAACCTTGCTGGAAATTCCTGTGACCACCATGCCTATTTTTAGGATCCCCTTTCATCTGAGTTATTTAATTTATCTCAGCCGGATCTCTACGCGGCTGATGAGGTTCTATCTTTATTCCGCCTTGTCGCTTTGCCGAATCACCCGAACAGAGCCCAGTTTTCTGCTGCATCCGCTGGATTTGATCGGCGGTGACAAAATTCCGCAACTAGCCTTTTTCCCGGGGATGGATATTTCCAGCCATGAAAAGGTCAAGTTGTTCATCACCGTGCTAAATCGCATTGCTGTCAAATTCTCCCCTGTGCCGATGAGTGCCTATGCCGCTCTTTTGTATCAGGGGAAAACCATGGGAAAGAAACGAGTCGGTGGGCAACAGTATTCCTTGATTAGTTGA
- a CDS encoding nucleotide sugar dehydrogenase, with protein sequence MAALLAHARIKIGTETPAQVVVVQRDSPTSGWKVGAINSGRSTIGGIEPSLDELVAHSVAEGLLLASHDYSVLSDADVILLCVQTDKKGFEPDYVPLFDALQHLIQALKNKPAEKVPLVIIESTLAPSSMRTVVKEFFAQNGLMDGQDVLLGNSPNRVMPGRLVERVTTSDKIVAGIHPITPLLIEKLYAHIVTTGKLLATNSMTAEVVKTLENAYRDVRIAFSSEVARYCDQKDVNFFQLRDHVNELLAQEDDASNNPGSVPRGGLLIPTIGVGGHCLPKDGILLWWRKIQSGADTSKSLILLARTINDESPFETIKLAERAYGDLSGRSIALLGAAYRFNSEDTRNSPTLALALGLLKKNCRVTIHDPFVKPSDQNLMKYGLQSYFTNDLSIAMENANYVILCTAHQPYLAAKELFRTAPVQGIVDGCNLFSHADFAGAPVRYCGIGKGSQTAEKAFVQAVYDHYRAVERGVANELSALITFLNDRYAKDDFNRINFTTVQRLAATCCTGCTIVDAGEISTLRTYIDFTSRLADCARSV encoded by the coding sequence ATGGCCGCTTTGCTAGCCCATGCAAGAATAAAAATCGGCACCGAGACGCCGGCGCAGGTGGTCGTTGTTCAACGCGACTCGCCGACCTCCGGTTGGAAGGTCGGGGCGATTAATTCTGGACGCTCCACCATCGGTGGCATCGAACCTTCCCTGGACGAACTGGTTGCGCATTCGGTTGCAGAAGGGTTGCTCCTCGCTTCTCATGATTATTCCGTATTATCCGATGCCGATGTAATTTTACTTTGTGTTCAGACCGATAAAAAGGGCTTTGAGCCCGATTATGTACCCCTGTTCGACGCCCTGCAGCACCTGATCCAAGCCCTTAAAAACAAACCCGCGGAAAAAGTACCATTAGTAATCATCGAATCGACCCTCGCGCCCTCTTCGATGAGAACGGTGGTGAAGGAGTTTTTTGCCCAAAACGGATTGATGGATGGCCAGGATGTACTTTTGGGCAACAGTCCCAATCGGGTGATGCCAGGAAGATTGGTTGAGCGGGTAACTACATCGGATAAAATAGTCGCCGGCATACATCCGATCACACCTCTGCTGATTGAGAAGCTCTATGCTCACATCGTAACCACAGGAAAACTGCTAGCCACCAACAGTATGACCGCTGAGGTCGTTAAAACCTTGGAGAACGCTTACCGGGATGTGCGCATCGCCTTCTCCAGTGAAGTCGCGCGATATTGTGACCAAAAGGATGTGAATTTTTTTCAACTGCGTGACCATGTCAACGAACTCCTAGCCCAGGAGGATGACGCTTCCAATAATCCCGGCAGCGTTCCCCGTGGAGGGCTGCTCATTCCGACCATCGGTGTGGGCGGACATTGTCTGCCCAAAGACGGCATACTTTTGTGGTGGCGCAAAATCCAGAGTGGGGCGGATACCAGTAAAAGCCTGATTTTACTGGCTCGAACGATAAACGATGAGTCGCCTTTTGAAACCATCAAATTGGCCGAAAGAGCCTACGGGGACCTCTCCGGCCGATCGATCGCCCTGCTCGGCGCCGCTTACCGGTTTAATTCCGAGGACACCCGCAATTCACCGACTCTGGCGCTGGCACTAGGGTTGCTGAAAAAAAACTGTCGCGTAACTATTCATGATCCTTTTGTAAAGCCATCAGATCAAAATTTGATGAAATACGGCCTTCAGTCCTATTTTACCAATGATTTAAGCATAGCGATGGAGAATGCGAATTATGTGATTCTTTGTACCGCCCACCAACCATATCTTGCGGCGAAAGAATTATTCAGAACTGCTCCTGTGCAGGGAATCGTGGACGGCTGCAACCTTTTCAGTCACGCGGATTTCGCTGGAGCTCCGGTCCGCTACTGCGGAATCGGCAAAGGCAGCCAAACAGCAGAGAAGGCTTTTGTTCAAGCAGTGTATGACCATTATCGTGCTGTGGAGCGTGGCGTGGCGAATGAGCTGTCTGCCCTGATCACCTTTTTGAATGATCGCTATGCAAAGGACGATTTTAATCGAATCAATTTTACCACAGTACAGCGGCTGGCTGCCACCTGCTGTACAGGATGCACCATCGTAGACGCCGGAGAGATAAGTACGCTTAGGACCTACATAGACTTTACGTCACGGCTGGCAGATTGTGCGCGGTCCGTCTAA